A section of the Harmonia axyridis chromosome 2, icHarAxyr1.1, whole genome shotgun sequence genome encodes:
- the LOC123672295 gene encoding cleavage and polyadenylation specificity factor subunit 1, whose amino-acid sequence MFSICKQTHPATGVEHAISCYFFNKTERNLVLAGANILKVFRLIPDVDTKSKEKISDIYPPKSKLECMAQFSLFGNIMAIESVNLANAPRDALLLAFADAKMSVVEYEPESHDLRTLSLHYFEDDDIKDGWTHHHHVPLVRADPENRCAVMTVFGRKLVILPFRRDTSIDDADTDVKPMSQNAYGSKAPILASYMIHLKELMDKIDNVIDIQFLHGYYEPTLLILYEPLKTFSGRVAVRTDTCAMAAISLNLQQKVHPVIWSVANLPFDCTRAIPIKKPLGGTLVMSVNALIYLNQSIPPYGVSLNSIAESSSNFPLKSQEGIKISLDCAQIGFLEDDTLVLSLKNGDLYVLTLLADSMRYVRSFHFHLAASSVLTTCLCICEHNFLFLGSRLGNSLLLRFQEKCNEVIVLDDSEEPAAKRSKTDEEEEDRIRDSLTDCIASDVQDIRDPEEFEVYGSQQETSLQLKSYTFEVCDSLLNIGPCGNLTLGEPAFLSEEFSNRVNIDLEIATTSGYGKNGALCILQKSIRPQVVTTYTLPGCYNVWTVCNGGDKHAFLLLGREEDTLVLQTGQEIDEITNSGFAVDCPSVFAGNLGHNKYIVQVTTASIRLLKGPVQIQHIPLNLGSAVIFATSADPYIALLTTDGQVITFMLRESKQTGSAKLVISKSTLSNVPPVTNICLYKDLSGLFCNKIPEEFTFIPQSVVNDNDIKPDVENEDDLLYGDNSDFKMPSLNPPPPKPRLRHNWWKKYLTEHKKTYWLFVIRDNCHLELYSVPNFKLCYYVANICHGPKVLVDNLESVLPGSNTTLHPGVDHRIREILVASLGNKGSKPILFIRMERDIYMYEVFRYTRGNLKLRFRKMNHNIIYQGNTDVLQDTDNSDWFYVHENIPKMRYFNNVAGYNGVFICGVDPQWVFLPTRGELRVHPMSIDGELHCFASFNNLNCQHGFLYINRKHELRIGLLPVNLSYDAPWPVRKVPLRCTPHFVTYHLESKTYCLVTSIAEPSNKYYKFNGEDKELSIEEKGERFQYPPQEIFSIMLFSPVSWDIIPSTKIDLEEWEHVNCLKNVSLAYEGTRSGLRGYIAVGTNYNYGEDITSRGRILIYDIIEVVPEPGQPLTKNRFKEIYAKEQKGPVTALSQVSGFLVSAVGQKIYIWQLIDNDLVGVAFIDTQIYTHQILAIKNLLLIADVYKSISLLRFQEEHRTLSLVSRDFKPCEVYSIEYLIDGSTLGFLVSDREKNLVLYMYQPEARESLGGQKLLRKADFHLGQNVNTFFRLAVKVTEKDEDTKIFTSGDRRHMTMFATLDGGMGYIMPVPEKTYRRLLMLQNVLVTHGAHIGGLNPKAYRTYKSHRKLSANPCRSIIDGELVWYFLSLTLTEKVEVSKKIGTKIDELLDDLGELQKLTSHF is encoded by the exons atgttttctatatGTAAACAAACACATCCAGCTACTGGAGTTGAACATGCAATAAGTtgctattttttcaataaaaccgAAAGAAATTTAGTTTTAGCAGGAGCAAATATACTAAAGGTTTTCAGACTCATTCCAGATGTCGATACAAAGagtaaagaaaaaatatcag ATATTTATCCTCCGAAATCGAAACTTGAGTGCATGGctcaattttcattatttggGAATATCATGGCCATTGAGAGCGTTAATCTTGCAAATGCTCCAAGAGATGCTTTACTTTTAGCTTTTGCCGATGCTAAAATGTCTGTTGTAGAATATGAACCAGAAAGTCATGATTTACGAACGTTGAGTCTACATTATTTTGAGGATGATGATATTAAG GATGGGTGGACACATCATCATCATGTTCCTCTTGTACGGGCCGATCCTGAGAATCGTTGTGCTGTGATGACAGTGTTTGGCAGAAAACTAGTAATTTTACCTTTTAGAAGAGATACTTCAATTGATGATGCAGATACTGATGTGAAACCAATGAGCCAAAATGCTTATGGTTCCAAAGCTCCTATATTAGCATCTTATATGATACACTTGAAGGAGTTAATGGATAAGATTGATAATGTTATAGACattcaatttttacatggaTATTATGAACCAACTTTACTGATTCTTTACGAGCCTCTCAAAACATTTTCAGG GCGGGTGGCTGTCAGAACGGATACTTGTGCAATGGCTGCTATTTCTCTAAATTTACAACAAAAAGTTCATCCTGTAATATGGAGTGTTGCAAACTTACCTTTTGACTGTACTAGAGCGATTCCAATTAAAAAACCTCTAGGAGGAACACTTGTAATGTCAGTCAATGCCTTGATCTATTTGAATCAGAGCATTCCCCCATATGGAGTATCCTTAAATAGCATTGCCGAGAGCAGTTCAAATTTTCCTTTGA aatcaCAAGAAGGAATCAAAATAAGTTTGGATTGTGCCCAAATAGGATTCTTGGAGGATGATACATTAGTATTATCACTGAAAAACGGCGATTTGTATGTGTTAACTTTATTGGCTGATAGTATGAGATATGTCCGATCTTTCCATTTCCATTTAGCTGCTTCTAGTGTTCTGACTACTTGT CTATGCATTTGTGAACACAATTTCTTATTTTTGGGTTCACGTTTAGGAAATTCACTTTTATTACGTTTTCAAGAGAAATGCAATGAAGTCATAGTTCTGGACGACTCTGAAGAACCAGCAGCCAAACGATCTAAAacagatgaagaagaagaagatcgaATAAGAGACTCTCTCACTGATTGTATTGCTTCTGACGTACAAGATATCAGAGATCCCGAGGAGTTTGAAGTGTACGGAAGTCAACAAGAGACTAGTTTACAATTGAAGAGTTACACATTTGAG GTTTGCGACAGTTTATTGAATATTGGACCTTGCGGTAATTTAACTCTGGGAGAGCCAGCTTTTCTGAGTGAAGAATTTTCTAACAGAGTGAATATTGACCTTGAGATCGCAACTACCTCAGGTTATGGCAAGAATGGAGCTTTATGTATTTTACAAAAATCAATTAGACCACAGGTAGTAACTACATATACTTTACCAGGATGTTATAATGTTTGGACAGTTTGCAATGGAGGGGATAAACATGCTTTTCTTTTACTTGGCAGGGAGGAAGATACATTAGTATTACAG ACAGGTcaagaaattgatgaaattacaAACAGTGGATTTGCAGTAGACTGCCCAAGTGTTTTTGCTGGAAACCTTGGTCATAACAAATATATTGTGCAAGTTACCACAGCTTCCATCAGGTTACTTAAGGGACCAGTGCAAATCCAACATATTCCGCTGAATCTAGGGTCTGCCGTTATTTTTGCAACAAGTGCTGATCCTTATATTGCACTTTTGACCACAGATGGACAAGTTATAACGTTCATGTTGAGAGAATCTAAACAAACAGGATCTGCCAAACTGGTTATTAGCAAGTCCACTTTGTCTAAT gttccGCCGGTGACAAATATTTGTCTTTATAAGGACCTTTCTGGACTATTCTGCAACAAAATTCCTGAAGAGTTCACATTTATACCACAATCTGTTGTTAACGATAACGATATTAAACCAGATGTAGAGAACGAAGATGATCTTTTGTATGGTGATAATAGTGATTTCAAAATGCCTTCTCTGAATCCGCCACCACCAAAACCAAGATTGAGACATAACTGGTGGAAGAAATACCTCACAGAACATAAAAAAACCTATTGGTTGTTCGTCATACGAGATAACTGCCATTTGGAATTGTACTCAGTACCGAATTTCAAATTGTGCTACTATGTAGCGAATATTTGCCATGGCCCCAAAGTTTTAGTTGATAATTTGGAATCTGTATTACCTGGCAGTAATACTACGTTACATCCAGGTGTAGATCATCGGATTAGGGAAATATTAGTGGCTTCTTTAGGAAATAAAGGATCTAAGCCAATCCTGTTTATTAGAATGGAGAGAGATATTTATATGTATGAAGTGTTCAGGTATACACGAGGAAATCTCAAGTTGAGATTTAGGAAAATGAACCATAATATAATTTACCAAGGAAACACTGATGTTCTGCAAGATACCGATAATTCAGACTGGTTCTATGTCCATGAAAATATTCCTAAAATGAG gtaTTTTAACAATGTAGCTGGATACAATGGGGTTTTTATATGTGGTGTTGATCCTCAGTGGGTGTTTTTGCCTACGAGAGGCGAACTGAGAGTTCATCCTATGAGTATTGACGGTGAGCTGCATTGTTTCGCCTCGTTCAACAACCTCAACTGTCAGCATGGATTTTTGTACATAAACAGAAAACACGAGTTACGAATCGGCTTGTTGCCTGTGAACTTGAGTTATGACGCTCCATGGCCTGTCAGAAAG GTACCTTTAAGATGTACCCCCCACTTTGTAACTTACCATCTGGAGTCTAAAACATATTGCTTGGTAACAAGCATTGCAGAACCGTCAAATAAGTATTACAAATTCAATGGTGAAGATAAGGAACTATCGATTGAAGAAAAAGGAGAACGATTCCAGTATCCGCCTCAAGAAATTTTCAGTATAATGCTTTTTTCCCCTGTCTCTTGGGATATCATACCTAGCACAAAAATCGACCTCGAAGAATGGGAACACGTgaattgtttgaaaaacgtGTCTTTAGCGTATGAAGGAACAAGGTCAGGATTGAGGGGCTATATCGCTGTGG GCACAAATTATAACTATGGCGAAGATATCACTTCAAGAGGTAGAATCCTTATTTATGATATAATTGAAGTTGTTCCTGAACCTGGTCAGCCACTGACAAAAAATAGATTCAAGGAAATATATGCAAAAGAGCAAAAAGGTCCAGTTACGGCGTTATCTCAAGTCAGCGGTTTCTTAGTATCTGctgttggacaaaaaatttatatttggcAATTAATTGATAATGACTTAGTTGGAGTAGCTTTTATCGATACACAAATATACACTCATCAAATTTTGGCAATTAAAAATCTGCTGCTAATTGCCGATGTCTATAAATCCATATCGCTGCTTCGATTTCAAGAGGAACATAGAACCCTTTCCCTTGTATCAAGG GATTTTAAACCATGTGAGGTATATTCAATTGAATACTTAATCGACGGTTCAACTTTGGGATTCTTAGTATCTGACAGAGAAAAAAATCTGGTCCTTTATATGTATCAGCCAGAGGCAAGGGAATCTTTAGGag GCCAAAAATTACTTAGGAAAGCTGATTTTCATCTTGGTCAAAATGTAAATACATTTTTCCGATTGGCGGTAAAAGTTACCGAAAAAGATGAAGATACTAAAATATTCACTAGTGGAGATAGGAGGCACATGACAATGTTTG ctaCACTTGATGGAGGAATGGGATATATTATGCctgttccagaaaaaacatATCGTCGTTTGCTGATGTTACAGAATGTTTTGGTAACTCATGGTGCCCATATCGGTGGTTTGAATCCAAAGGCTTACAG aacATATAAAAGCCATAGGAAATTATCAGCTAATCCTTGTCGATCAATCATTGATGGTGAATTGGTTTGGTATTTCCTGAGTCTGACCCTCACTGAAAAAGTTGAAGTATCAAAAAAGATTGGTACGAAAATTGATGAGTTATTGGATGATCTAGGGGAACTTCAGAAGTTAACAAGtcatttctga